From Candidatus Omnitrophota bacterium, the proteins below share one genomic window:
- a CDS encoding sigma-70 family RNA polymerase sigma factor has translation MEQRDEELIADYQQGNPKALEMLYERYKEPILNFALRILGNRADAEDVTADVFGVLIVRRDAYQPKAKFSTWLYTVTRNACISKIRKHKNVFSLWFQGQNGEYDEIPVPDKQPSVSMRLADQETGEQIRKAIEKLPDSQKEALILREYHGMSYDEISQVLGCSLENVKILIFRGRERLRRELTSFLTEENA, from the coding sequence ATGGAACAACGTGACGAAGAGTTGATAGCGGATTACCAGCAGGGTAATCCAAAGGCCCTGGAAATGCTCTACGAACGCTACAAAGAGCCCATCTTGAATTTCGCCTTGCGCATTCTGGGAAACCGGGCAGACGCCGAAGACGTGACAGCCGATGTCTTCGGCGTTCTCATTGTCCGAAGGGACGCCTACCAGCCCAAAGCCAAGTTTTCCACCTGGCTCTACACCGTCACCCGGAACGCCTGCATCAGCAAAATCCGCAAACACAAAAACGTTTTTTCCCTGTGGTTCCAGGGTCAAAACGGGGAATACGATGAAATCCCTGTCCCCGACAAACAGCCGTCTGTTTCCATGCGGCTGGCCGACCAGGAAACCGGGGAACAGATCCGCAAGGCCATTGAAAAGCTGCCGGACAGCCAGAAGGAAGCGCTGATTCTCCGCGAGTATCACGGCATGAGTTATGACGAAATCAGCCAGGTCCTCGGCTGTTCGCTCGAAAATGTAAAAATTTTGATCTTCCGCGGCCGGGAACGCCTGCGCCGGGAACTGACGTCTTTCCTCACGGAGGAAAACGCATGA
- a CDS encoding carboxypeptidase regulatory-like domain-containing protein: MKKYFITLPGIIMSAAFLTGSSWAATLTGTVKYDGTVPKFKALKMDADPVCLTHHAAEVYPETLVLGDGNTMGNVFVHVKSGLASQNFPAPAEEIVITQKGCQYSPHVIGVMVGQPVKILNPDGTLHNVHALSKENEEFNTAMPKYRTEMIKVFTKPEFMFPIKCDVHPWMGAWIAVMPHPFFSVTPKEGTFTIANLPAGTYEIEAWHEKLGAQKTSVTVTADETKTLDFTFSKPATKE; encoded by the coding sequence ATGAAGAAATATTTTATCACACTCCCGGGGATCATCATGTCCGCAGCTTTCCTGACCGGATCTTCCTGGGCCGCCACTCTGACCGGGACCGTTAAATATGACGGGACCGTCCCGAAATTTAAGGCGCTCAAAATGGACGCGGATCCGGTGTGCCTGACCCATCATGCCGCGGAAGTTTACCCGGAAACGCTTGTCCTGGGTGACGGAAACACGATGGGAAACGTTTTTGTGCATGTCAAAAGCGGCCTGGCTTCTCAAAATTTTCCAGCTCCCGCAGAAGAAATTGTCATCACCCAGAAGGGCTGCCAATATTCCCCGCATGTCATAGGCGTCATGGTCGGCCAACCGGTGAAAATCCTCAACCCGGATGGCACACTGCACAACGTTCATGCCTTAAGCAAGGAAAACGAAGAATTCAACACCGCCATGCCCAAATACCGGACGGAAATGATCAAGGTCTTTACCAAGCCGGAATTCATGTTCCCCATCAAATGTGACGTCCACCCGTGGATGGGAGCCTGGATCGCCGTCATGCCGCACCCGTTTTTCTCGGTCACTCCGAAGGAAGGGACATTCACGATTGCGAACTTGCCAGCCGGCACCTATGAAATCGAAGCCTGGCATGAAAAACTGGGGGCTCAGAAAACCTCCGTGACTGTCACGGCGGATGAAACCAAAACCCTGGATTTCACCTTCAGCAAACCGGCAACCAAGGAATAG